Genomic window (Polyangia bacterium):
ATCCCAAGCGCGACCGGCGGGGAGCTTCGGCCACCAATCGATCCACTCCGGCGACAAGGAATCATCGTTTTCTTTCAACACAATGACACCGTTGAGGCACAAAATCGTTACCGAGATGTCACGCCCCCGCGCAAGCTTCCCTGGGCAGATGGGGGGGGGCGTGCCCGGAGCACTTCTCCTCGCGGCGCTCTGCGCGGACGCCTGCTCGGGCGGCAGTTCCGCGTCAATACCCGACGGCGGTGACGCGGGCGATCCGGTCGGTGCGTTCAGCGTCCTGCTGAACGAGGCTCTGGACGGAACCCCGGCCTACGTGTTGATCGTCGGCAACGTCCACAGCGGACCGACGCCCCTGGCGGTGCAGCTCACAGTGAGTGACACCGCCGGTAGCTGCCAGCTCTCGAAGCCGGTGGCGTACGCCTGCGGCTCCGGCTGCGGCGGCACCGCCGTCTGCGTCGCTGACGGTGTCTGTCAGAACTCCCCGACGCTCGAGGACGTCGGCGCGGTGACCGTGTCGGGCGTGGCGAAGGCGATGGGCGACAAGACCGTGATGCTGACATCAGTGAACGGCAACTACAGCCCGACGGCGGACGAGGAGCCGGCTTATCCGCCTTTCTCCGAGGGCGACGACGTCGAGGTCGACGCGACCGGCGGGAAATACGCGGCGTTCTCGATCCGCGCGAAGGCGATCGCCCCGCTCGTGCTGCCCGCCGACACCGTCACTGTTCAAAGGAACCAACCCGTGTCGTTGAAGTGGACAGCCGCCGGCGCCGCCGCGACGTCGAAGATCCACGTCAAGCTGGAGATCAGCCATCACGGCGGCCTCAAAGGACAGATCGACTGCGACACCACGGACACGGGCGCGCTGGATATCTCCGGGTCGCTGGTGACCGAACTTGTGGACCTGGGGTACTCGGGCTACCCGTCGATTACCGTCAGCCGCAGCGCGATCGGATCCACGACGATCGCGCTCGGGCGCGTCGATCTGAGAGTCGGCGAGGACATCATTCGTGACGTGCAGATCCCGGGATTGGTCTCGTGCACCGCGGACGCGGACTGCCCGACCGGTCAGACGTGCCAGACGGACCTGCAATGCAAATGAAGCCGACGGCGCCCAAGGACGCGCTCCGAATCCGCGCGCTGGCGCAGGCGGCGCTCTTCGCTGCGCTCGGGTCATCGGTCGCTTGCGGCGGGAGCACGAACGCCGGCGGAGCGGGCACCGGCGGTCAAAGGGGCGGGACGGGAGGCGCCGGGACGGGAGGCGCCGGGACCGGGGGTAACGCGGATGCGGCGGCGGGCACCGGCGGCAGCGGTACCGGCGGCTCGACTGCGAGCGGAGCGGCAGGAGACGCCGGCTCGAGCGGCGGAAGCGGCGGCGGGACGGGGACCGACGGCTCGTCAGGCGACGCCGGAGCGCTCGCTGACGCCGGGACAGACATCGCCATCCCGACGGCGAAATTCAGCTTCTTCGTGACCAGCCTCAAGGCGCTGCAGGCGCTCTCCGGCAGCTCGCAAGGTTTCGGAGGGGACCTCCGCTTCGGCGAGACCGGCGCGGGGGCGGGCCTTCGCGGCGCCGACAAGATCTGCGCCGCCATCGCGGAACGGAGCCTCCCGGGCACGGGCGCCAAGCCCTGGCGAGCGTTCCTCTCGGCCGTCGCTGGCGAAGACGGCAAGCAAGTGAACGCCGTCGATCGGATCGGCGCTGGCCCCTGGTACGACCGCCTGGCACGCACGTTCGCGCTCACGAAGGCCGATCTGCTCTTCACGCGTCCGCGCAACGCGAACCCGGCGGTCGCCAATGACTTCCCGAACGAAGACGGCGTGGCAAACCACGCGCCCGATGCCACGGCCGGCCAGGTCGACAATCATGACTTTCTCACCGGTACGAACGCCTCGGGCCAGCTCAACGGACCGAGGTCAACCTGCGCCGACTGGACGGGCAAGACCGGCACAGAAGGCCCGCCGCACGTGGGTCACTCGTGGCCGCGCGGCACAACGGGTGGATCGGCGAATTGGATGTCCGCGCTCGACGAGGCTGGCTGCGCGGCGGGCATCAATCTCGTCGAGCAGGGCGGACCGATCAAAGGACAGGACACCGTGGGCTCCGGGGGCGGATACGGCGGCTTTTATTGTTTCTCACTCACCCCATGAGGCGCGAACGTTTCATCGATGGCCGGTAGCAAATTGAATCTCGTTTGGTCATCAGCGCGTGTCGACGGCAAAGAAGCAGCAGAGACGGTGGCGCGCGCGCCGCTCATCAACCTGCCCGTGCGCGAGGTCGATCGCTTCGAGCTCAAGTACTGGGTTCCGAACGCCGTCTGCCAGGAGGTCGTCGAGTACGCTCGCCCCTACCTCATACTTGATCCATGGAACGTCAAGGTGGGGCTCGAACGTCAGTACAATTCGACGCTCTACCTCGAGACACCGCGTCTCGATGCGTACCAGACACACAAGGATCAGGCAGCCGATCGCTACAAGCTGCGTGTGCGCGCCTACGGCGAGATCCCGGCCGGCATGGCGTTCTTCGAGGTCAAGCGCAAGATCAACGCCATAACCGTGAAGACGCGGGCGCCGGTGCCGATCGAAGAGGTCGGGCCCCTCCTCGAAGGAATGGGGCCGATGCCCGAAAAGCTGTCGACCGAAGAACGCCGCAGCCTGGAGAACTTCCTCTTCCTGCAGACGGCGACGGGCGCCCGGCCCTACGTGCTCGTGCGAGCGCATCGCGAGTCGTACTGCACGCCCGACCCGCGCGAGGACGTGCGCCTGACGTTCGATCGCGACATCGGCTTCCAGTCGGTGCGCGGGCCGTCGCTCCGCGGCGATCCGCGCGGGTGGATCCCAATCGACGGCTATGACCAGCACGGGTTCTACGGCCAGCACACCATGATCGAACTCAAGTTCCCACGTTTCGCGCCTGCCTGGATGGGCCACCTAATTAATAGGCTAGACATGTGGCGGGTCGCCTACTCGAAGTACGTCGCCGCCGTGCAGTCGCTTATCGATCAGCCGATGACGGACGCGATGGCCTGGGACTTCGCTGGGGAGATCGACTAGGTGGAGCAGCGCATCGCCTGGGAAACGGCAGTCGCGTCGCTCGCGCTTGCCTTCGCGCTCTCGGTCGTCGTCGCCTGGCTTTACTCGGCGACCCATGCCGGACTGTCCTATCTTCGTGGATTCACCCAGAGCATCGCGATGGGCGGCATCATCGCCGCGTCCGTCATGCTGGCCATCGGCGACGACGTGGCGCGCGGCCTCGGCGTGGTGGGCGCGCTCACCATCGTCCGCTTCCGGACAACTATCAAGGATACGCGCGACCTCATGTTCGTCTTCGCGGGGCTCGCCGCCGGTGTCGCCAGCGGCGTGCAGAGCTACGCCGTGGCCATAGCCGGCACGGGCATGTTCGCTGTGGCCGTCGGCTTCCTGCACGTGACGTCGTTCGGCACGCACCGGCAGTTCGACGCCGTTTTGCGCATCCGCATGCCCGCCAACTCGCCCGAGCAGCGCGCGTTCACCGACTTGCTTGAACGGCACTGCCGACGCTTCATGCTCGTCAACCTGCGCGAGGCCGGCCACGAGATCTACGAGCACTCCTACCAAGTGCAGTTCTCCGATCCAAAGGCCGGCGCCGCCCTCTTGCGCGAGATCAACCTTCTGCCCGGACTCACGGGGGCAACCCTCCTCATGCAGGACTCGTCGCTCGAACTATGATCAGATCACGCGCCCGCTTTGCGGCCCCAGCCGCCATCCTCGCCGCAGGGGCCATCTTCTGGACGCTCGCCCATGGCGGTACGTTGGGCGGCCTCTCCGCGCGCGGCTACGCCGAGGATCTCGACACGCCTGCCGCGCCGGTCGCCGCCGGCCGCGTCGCGCGCGTCCTTGTCGAGGTGGGCCAAGCCACGCACACGGGCGACGTCGTGGCTGTCATGGACACGGCCGAGCTGGAGCTCAAGCTCGCGAACGCGCGCCTCGCGCTCAGCCGCTCGAATACCCAGCTCGGCGCAGGCGAGTTCAAGGCCGGCGCCGCGGTCGCGCGCGCCGAGCTGCTCGTGCTCAGGACCGAGGGGACGCTGACGCGCGACCGCGCCGAACTGACCGAGGTACAGCAACAACTCGCGCGCCTGGAGAAGCTGGCAAGCGATCAGCTCGTGCAGGCGCGCACCGTCGAGCAGGAAAAGCTCAAGGAGGCCGACCTCAGGGCCAGCGTCGAGCTGCTGGACGCCGCGACGAAGCAGCGCCGCGCGGGCCTTGGGCGCAAGCAGGGAGGCCAGGCGGCGCTCGACGAGGTCGAGCTGCAGCTCGCGCCACTGCGCGATGCTGTGCATGTCGCCGAAACGTCCGTCAAGCTCGCGCAGCTTGCCTACGACGAGGCCACCGTGCGTGCCCACGCCGACGGCGTCGTGTCGGCGATCCTCCGTCACGCGGGCGACGTCGTGCCCGCCGGCACCGAGCTGGTCCGGATCGTCAGCGGCCGCCCCGGCCGGGTCGTGTGCTGGGTACCGGAGCGTGAGCTCGGCAAGGTCGCCGTCGGGCGCGGCGTCCACCTGCGTGGCCAGAGCCTGTGGAGCGCGCGCTGGAGCGGGCGCATCGCGGTGGTCGCGCCCGAGGTCGAGGAGGTCCCGGTGCGCGCGCGCCTGGCGCCTCAGGTGCCCGCCTGGGGCCGTCGCGTCGAGCTTGAAACCTGGCCGCCTCAACCGTTCGTTCTGGGTGAGGTGGTCCATGTTCGTTTCTGAGCTCGCCCTGGCGTTGCCCCTCGTGGTCGCTGCTGCATCGAGCGAACCAGCGGCCCCGTCCGAGCCGGCGCCGCCGCTCATCGGCGTACCCGCGAGGCTCGCCCGGCGATCCGCGACGCTTGAGCCCTCAGGCATCGTGTGGGCGGCGAAGCTCGATCGCTATCTCGTGGTAAGCGACGACACGGGCCCCGCCAAGCACCACCACGAGCCATGGGTTCTGGCCATGAGCCGCGACGGCGTCTTCGACGCAGAGCCCGTGCCGCTGCTGGGCCTCGACGAGCTCAACGACGCCGAATCGATCTGCGCCGGCCCGAACGGGCTCTTCTTCCTGGTGACCTCGCACTCGCTCAACAGGCGCGGCCTCGACAAGAACGCGCGCGATATGCTGTTGCTCCTCGGGCTCGAAGGGCGTGGACTGAGCGTGCTCGGCCGTCTCGATCTCAAAACGGCGCGGGCCTCCGACGGTAGCGGCTCGCTGCTCTCGCGTGCGGGCCTGCCAGCCGACGGACGACTCGACATCGAGGCCATCACGTATCGCGATGGCGCGTTGCTCGTCGGTCTGAAATCACCACTTTCCGCGCATGACGGCGCCGTCGTCCTCGCCTTCGCGAACCCCGTGGCGGCGCTACGGGCGGGCCGCCTGCCGCCGGGGGCCATCACGCGCCGGTGGGAGATCGCTCTTCATGGCGCGGCGGGCGGGGTCCCGGAGGGTATCGCCGACCTCACGACGCTGCCCGACGGGCGCATCGCCGTACTGGCGAATTCACCGAAGGGCCGTGCGAGCGACCATGGCGGCTCACTGTACTGGTTTCACCCTGACACGGGCGGCGTGACCTTCGTGCGCCAGT
Coding sequences:
- a CDS encoding polyphosphate polymerase domain-containing protein — translated: MAGSKLNLVWSSARVDGKEAAETVARAPLINLPVREVDRFELKYWVPNAVCQEVVEYARPYLILDPWNVKVGLERQYNSTLYLETPRLDAYQTHKDQAADRYKLRVRAYGEIPAGMAFFEVKRKINAITVKTRAPVPIEEVGPLLEGMGPMPEKLSTEERRSLENFLFLQTATGARPYVLVRAHRESYCTPDPREDVRLTFDRDIGFQSVRGPSLRGDPRGWIPIDGYDQHGFYGQHTMIELKFPRFAPAWMGHLINRLDMWRVAYSKYVAAVQSLIDQPMTDAMAWDFAGEID
- a CDS encoding HlyD family efflux transporter periplasmic adaptor subunit, producing the protein MIRSRARFAAPAAILAAGAIFWTLAHGGTLGGLSARGYAEDLDTPAAPVAAGRVARVLVEVGQATHTGDVVAVMDTAELELKLANARLALSRSNTQLGAGEFKAGAAVARAELLVLRTEGTLTRDRAELTEVQQQLARLEKLASDQLVQARTVEQEKLKEADLRASVELLDAATKQRRAGLGRKQGGQAALDEVELQLAPLRDAVHVAETSVKLAQLAYDEATVRAHADGVVSAILRHAGDVVPAGTELVRIVSGRPGRVVCWVPERELGKVAVGRGVHLRGQSLWSARWSGRIAVVAPEVEEVPVRARLAPQVPAWGRRVELETWPPQPFVLGEVVHVRF
- a CDS encoding DUF4956 domain-containing protein; this encodes MEQRIAWETAVASLALAFALSVVVAWLYSATHAGLSYLRGFTQSIAMGGIIAASVMLAIGDDVARGLGVVGALTIVRFRTTIKDTRDLMFVFAGLAAGVASGVQSYAVAIAGTGMFAVAVGFLHVTSFGTHRQFDAVLRIRMPANSPEQRAFTDLLERHCRRFMLVNLREAGHEIYEHSYQVQFSDPKAGAALLREINLLPGLTGATLLMQDSSLEL